One genomic segment of Profundibacter amoris includes these proteins:
- the rbbA gene encoding ribosome-associated ATPase/putative transporter RbbA, which translates to MALQDVTLTLPAGKMVGLLGPDGVGKSTLMGLVAGAKRLQSGRIETLGGDMSNARHRTQIGRRLAFMPQGLGRNLYHDLSLLENLEFFGKLFGLDAAERKSRITRLTRATGLYPFLDRPAGKLSGGMKQKVGLCAALIHDPDFLLLDEPTTGVDPLSRRQFWDLIGNIRADRPQMSVLVSTAYMEEAALFDHLVAMNGGRVLAQASPADLMAQTGTDTVEAAYVSLLTADEPQDQAAKPAIAPPAATTLPADAEPAIRARNLTRRFGDFTAVDNVSFDIAKGEIFGFLGSNGCGKTTTMKMLTGLLPASDGEAWIFGKPVDAQDISTRNRVGFMSQSFSLYGELTVRENLVLHARLFHLGGAKTRQRMDELVPRFGLGPYMDQRASELPLGLRQRLSLAVAVIHEPEILILDEPTSGVDPQARDAFWNLLLELARRDGVTIFISTHFMDEGMRCDRISLMHAGQVLVTDEPHKLIEKRGAQNLEEAFIAYISDVLPPEDTSDEGLLNSAEDTDRKTRESGFSLRRLLAYTSREAMQVRRDPVRLAFSFIGSAILLLIMSFGISQEVRSIPYAVYDLDQTPESRAYLSTFGDTGWFEKHAPILSADELDERMKSGELALALQIPPDFGRSLRRGETAQVAARIDGTDTQRAGTVESYVSGAHNSVLTQGFDGALALDVIAVPRSPDAIPPAQLAPRFRYNPAMESLPAIGPSIPPLLLLLFPAILMAVSVAREKEIGTITNFYVTPTSRIEFLVGKQLVYIGITLLNFAIMTALVVTVLGVPLRGDPLALVFGALLYAVAATGYGLIVSTLAKTQVTAVFAAAILSVMPTLQFSGMITPVSSLEGAAHVMGMMWPTTWYMGVSVGVFTKGLGLAELSGHIARLALFGPVLTGIAVLALRKQEK; encoded by the coding sequence ATGGCGTTGCAGGACGTCACCCTGACTCTGCCTGCCGGCAAAATGGTAGGCCTGCTGGGGCCGGACGGGGTGGGGAAATCTACCCTGATGGGACTGGTGGCCGGTGCCAAAAGGCTGCAAAGCGGCAGGATTGAAACGCTGGGCGGGGATATGTCCAATGCCCGCCACCGCACACAAATCGGTCGCCGGCTGGCCTTTATGCCGCAAGGGTTGGGGCGCAACCTGTATCATGACCTCAGCCTGCTGGAAAACCTTGAATTCTTTGGCAAACTGTTCGGTCTGGACGCCGCCGAACGCAAATCCCGCATCACCCGTCTGACCCGCGCAACCGGCCTTTATCCGTTCCTTGACCGCCCCGCCGGCAAACTGTCGGGCGGGATGAAACAGAAGGTGGGCCTGTGTGCCGCCCTGATCCATGACCCCGATTTCCTGCTTCTGGACGAACCCACCACCGGCGTTGACCCCCTGTCGCGCCGCCAGTTCTGGGATCTGATCGGCAACATCCGCGCGGACCGCCCGCAAATGAGCGTGCTGGTTTCCACCGCCTATATGGAAGAGGCCGCCCTGTTCGACCATCTGGTTGCCATGAACGGCGGTCGCGTGCTGGCACAGGCAAGCCCCGCCGACCTGATGGCCCAAACCGGCACCGACACGGTCGAGGCCGCTTATGTGTCCCTGCTGACCGCGGATGAGCCACAAGACCAAGCCGCCAAACCCGCCATTGCCCCGCCCGCTGCCACCACCCTGCCAGCAGATGCAGAACCGGCCATCCGCGCGCGCAACTTGACGCGGCGTTTCGGCGATTTCACCGCCGTTGACAACGTCAGTTTCGACATCGCCAAAGGCGAGATTTTCGGCTTCCTCGGCTCAAACGGCTGCGGCAAAACCACCACGATGAAAATGCTGACCGGCCTGCTGCCTGCGTCAGATGGCGAGGCATGGATTTTCGGAAAACCCGTGGATGCGCAGGACATCAGCACCCGCAACCGCGTCGGCTTTATGTCGCAATCCTTTTCGCTGTATGGCGAATTGACGGTGCGCGAAAATCTGGTGCTGCACGCGCGTCTGTTCCATCTGGGCGGGGCAAAAACCAGACAGCGCATGGATGAACTGGTGCCGCGTTTCGGGCTGGGCCCCTATATGGACCAGCGTGCCTCGGAACTGCCGCTGGGCCTGCGCCAGCGCCTGTCGCTGGCTGTGGCGGTGATCCACGAACCCGAAATCCTGATTCTGGACGAACCCACCTCGGGTGTGGACCCGCAGGCGCGCGATGCCTTTTGGAATCTGCTGCTGGAACTGGCTCGCCGTGACGGGGTGACAATTTTCATCTCGACCCATTTTATGGACGAAGGCATGCGCTGTGACCGCATTTCCCTGATGCATGCCGGTCAGGTTCTGGTCACGGACGAGCCGCACAAGCTGATCGAGAAACGCGGCGCGCAAAATCTGGAAGAGGCGTTCATCGCCTATATCAGCGATGTGCTGCCACCCGAAGACACCAGCGACGAAGGGCTGCTGAACAGCGCCGAAGATACAGATCGCAAGACCCGCGAGAGCGGCTTCAGCCTGCGCCGCCTGCTGGCCTATACCTCGCGCGAGGCGATGCAGGTGCGGCGTGACCCGGTGCGGCTGGCCTTTTCCTTTATCGGCAGTGCCATCCTGTTGCTGATCATGTCGTTCGGCATCTCGCAAGAGGTGCGCAGCATTCCCTATGCGGTCTATGATCTGGACCAAACCCCCGAAAGCCGCGCCTATCTGTCAACCTTTGGCGATACCGGCTGGTTTGAAAAACACGCCCCGATCCTGAGTGCCGACGAGCTGGATGAACGTATGAAAAGCGGGGAACTGGCGCTGGCGCTGCAAATCCCGCCCGATTTCGGCCGCAGCCTGCGGCGCGGGGAAACCGCGCAGGTCGCGGCGCGGATCGACGGCACCGATACGCAGCGGGCCGGCACGGTGGAAAGCTATGTCAGCGGGGCGCACAACAGCGTATTGACCCAGGGATTCGACGGCGCATTGGCGCTGGATGTGATCGCGGTGCCGCGCAGCCCCGATGCGATACCCCCGGCCCAGCTTGCCCCGCGATTCCGCTATAATCCGGCAATGGAGAGCCTGCCGGCCATCGGCCCATCGATCCCGCCGCTGCTGTTGCTGCTGTTTCCCGCCATCCTGATGGCGGTCAGCGTAGCGCGAGAAAAGGAAATCGGCACCATCACCAATTTCTATGTCACCCCGACCAGCCGGATTGAATTTCTGGTTGGCAAACAACTGGTCTATATCGGTATCACCCTGCTGAATTTCGCCATCATGACGGCGCTGGTGGTCACGGTGCTGGGCGTGCCCCTGCGGGGGGATCCGCTGGCGCTGGTGTTCGGCGCGCTGCTTTATGCGGTGGCGGCCACGGGATACGGGCTGATTGTGTCCACACTGGCCAAAACACAGGTCACAGCGGTTTTTGCCGCCGCCATCCTGTCGGTCATGCCCACCTTGCAGTTTTCCGGCATGATCACCCCCGTTTCATCGCTCGAGGGGGCGGCACATGTCATGGGCATGATGTGGCCGACCACATGGTATATGGGCGTCAGCGTGGGGGTCTTTACCAAGGGGCTGGGGCTGGCGGAACTGTCGGGCCACATCGCGCGACTGGCGCTGTTCGGCCCCGTCCTGACCGGCATCGCGGTGCTGGCCCTGCGCAAACAGGAGAAATGA
- a CDS encoding HlyD family secretion protein: MTRKFSVFLVLAVIAAFMGYAAWKVLLAPSDLPPEGFARGNGRIEADLIDVSARLPGRVKTINVREGDMVKPGDVLAIMDTAELEAQRMRSLAAVASAQAAVAVAEAGVSQAEAKLALAQSEVKRSEELNRKGVVSQEALDIKRTEAQLSEAGLDAAKAGVEAQKRAVDAEKAALQQIETQIADSTLYSPAVGRVLYRLAQPDEVVGSGGKVLTLVSLEDVYMEFFLPATAAARLQIGDGARIVVDVMPDVSIPAVVSFVAPQAQFTPKQVETLAERESLMFRIRVRIPPELVQNRIERVKTGVRGVAWVRLSGPDGLPDWPEGLTPPLMGELPDPATGGTGN, encoded by the coding sequence ATGACCCGCAAATTTTCCGTCTTTCTGGTCCTCGCCGTGATTGCGGCGTTCATGGGCTATGCCGCCTGGAAGGTGCTTCTGGCCCCCAGTGATCTGCCCCCCGAAGGGTTCGCCCGCGGCAATGGCAGGATCGAGGCCGATCTGATCGACGTGTCCGCCCGCCTGCCAGGACGGGTCAAAACCATCAATGTGCGCGAAGGCGACATGGTGAAACCCGGCGATGTGCTGGCGATAATGGACACCGCCGAACTGGAAGCGCAGCGGATGCGCTCGCTGGCGGCTGTGGCAAGCGCCCAAGCCGCCGTGGCCGTGGCCGAAGCGGGGGTTTCCCAAGCCGAGGCCAAACTGGCCCTTGCCCAAAGCGAAGTGAAGCGGTCGGAAGAATTGAACCGCAAAGGTGTGGTTTCGCAAGAAGCGCTGGACATCAAACGCACCGAAGCCCAACTGTCCGAGGCCGGTCTGGACGCCGCCAAGGCCGGTGTCGAGGCCCAGAAACGCGCTGTGGACGCCGAAAAGGCCGCGTTGCAACAGATCGAGACCCAGATTGCCGACAGCACGCTTTATTCCCCCGCCGTTGGCCGCGTTCTGTACCGTCTGGCCCAGCCGGACGAGGTTGTGGGCAGTGGCGGCAAGGTGTTGACGCTGGTCAGTCTGGAAGATGTCTATATGGAATTCTTCCTGCCCGCGACGGCGGCTGCCCGCCTGCAAATCGGGGATGGTGCGCGCATTGTGGTCGATGTCATGCCGGATGTTTCGATTCCGGCCGTGGTGTCCTTTGTCGCCCCGCAGGCACAGTTCACCCCGAAACAGGTAGAAACACTGGCCGAACGCGAAAGCCTGATGTTCCGCATCCGTGTGCGCATCCCGCCCGAACTGGTGCAAAACCGGATCGAGCGCGTGAAAACCGGCGTGCGCGGGGTGGCATGGGTGCGGCTGTCAGGCCCCGACGGGCTGCCCGACTGGCCCGAGGGACTGACCCCGCCATTGATGGGCGAACTGCCTGATCCCGCAACCGGAGGCACAGGCAATTGA
- a CDS encoding EF-hand domain-containing protein — translation MKRNTALSLGLVTAIAMGAAISTPLFAGSDHGQQTGKTQQGAMMGNQGGMMGGQQGHQGMKQMMMKMHSQMMGGGQGMMGGGMMGGGKMGGMGYMKGMDADGDGTVSPDEMRAGLDAKLKDFDANGDGTLSIEEFEALHSAAIREKMVDRFQMLDSDGDGMVTADEMAAPADRMAKMMAKRQAAMGAGGGMGMGAGNGNMMQNQDN, via the coding sequence ATGAAACGCAATACAGCTCTTTCTCTTGGTCTTGTCACCGCAATTGCAATGGGGGCCGCGATCTCGACACCTCTGTTTGCCGGAAGCGACCATGGCCAGCAAACCGGCAAAACCCAACAAGGTGCCATGATGGGAAACCAGGGTGGTATGATGGGTGGCCAGCAAGGTCATCAGGGTATGAAGCAAATGATGATGAAAATGCACAGCCAGATGATGGGCGGCGGCCAGGGTATGATGGGCGGCGGCATGATGGGCGGTGGAAAAATGGGCGGCATGGGCTATATGAAAGGCATGGATGCCGACGGTGACGGAACCGTTTCCCCTGACGAAATGCGCGCCGGTCTGGACGCCAAGCTGAAGGATTTTGACGCCAATGGCGACGGCACCCTTTCCATTGAAGAATTCGAAGCCCTGCACAGCGCCGCGATCCGTGAAAAGATGGTTGATCGTTTCCAGATGCTGGACAGCGATGGCGATGGAATGGTGACAGCCGATGAAATGGCCGCCCCCGCCGATCGTATGGCCAAAATGATGGCGAAACGTCAGGCCGCAATGGGGGCCGGTGGTGGCATGGGCATGGGGGCCGGGAACGGCAACATGATGCAAAATCAGGATAACTAG
- a CDS encoding MBL fold metallo-hydrolase RNA specificity domain-containing protein codes for MKISFLGAAREVTGSCYLVETGARRFLVDCGMIQGSPEAMARNREPFGFDVATIDFVLLTHAHIDHSGLLPKLARNGYEGPIYTTAATADLLQVLLPDSAYIQETDAKRARRHARGKKVDDATPAYSIDDAKAALALLQPVAYDSQVTPRSDVRCRFRDAGHILGSAIIEVWVTEGGKETKIVFSGDLGQPHRPILRDPTPIGDADILFIESTYGNRMHKSHDDTLKELAEVVDNTLNVKGGNVIVPAFAVGRTQEILYHLHRLTRQGRLHDLKIFVDSPMASKATEITKKHFELFDEQARDLVEWHDEGTDLPYLHFTASVDESKALNQIRSGAIIISASGMCNAGRIRHHLRNNLPRPQCSILITGYQAEGTLGRRLVDGAPVVRIFGDEIPVNASIHTLNGFSAHADQAALLEWASHFKTAPEQVFVVHGEAKAAEEFSGLLKNRYGWKTLVPEHGQTVTWNPQTRRLES; via the coding sequence ATGAAGATCAGTTTTCTAGGAGCCGCCCGCGAAGTCACGGGATCATGTTATCTGGTTGAAACCGGTGCCCGCCGCTTTCTGGTGGATTGCGGCATGATCCAGGGAAGCCCTGAAGCGATGGCGCGCAACCGTGAACCCTTTGGTTTCGATGTGGCCACGATAGATTTCGTGCTGCTGACCCATGCCCATATCGACCACAGCGGGTTGTTGCCCAAACTGGCCCGCAACGGATACGAGGGGCCGATCTATACCACTGCCGCCACAGCGGACCTGTTGCAGGTTCTGCTGCCCGACAGCGCCTATATTCAGGAAACCGATGCCAAACGTGCGCGCCGTCACGCCCGTGGCAAAAAGGTGGACGATGCCACCCCCGCCTATAGCATCGACGATGCCAAAGCGGCGCTGGCCCTGTTACAGCCGGTGGCTTACGACAGCCAAGTCACCCCGCGCAGCGATGTGCGCTGCCGGTTCCGCGATGCGGGGCATATTCTGGGGTCTGCCATTATCGAGGTCTGGGTGACCGAAGGCGGCAAGGAAACCAAAATCGTGTTCAGCGGCGATCTGGGGCAGCCCCACCGCCCGATCCTGCGCGACCCGACCCCGATCGGGGATGCCGACATCCTGTTTATCGAATCCACTTACGGCAACCGGATGCACAAAAGCCATGACGACACGTTGAAAGAACTGGCCGAAGTGGTGGACAACACCCTGAACGTCAAGGGCGGCAATGTGATCGTGCCGGCCTTTGCCGTGGGGCGCACGCAGGAAATCCTGTATCACCTGCACCGCCTGACCCGTCAGGGCCGCCTGCATGATTTGAAGATATTCGTGGACAGCCCGATGGCGTCAAAAGCGACCGAAATCACCAAAAAGCATTTCGAGCTGTTTGACGAACAGGCGCGCGATCTGGTCGAATGGCATGACGAAGGCACAGACCTGCCCTATCTGCATTTCACCGCCAGCGTTGACGAATCCAAAGCCCTGAACCAGATCCGGTCCGGCGCGATTATCATTTCCGCCAGCGGCATGTGCAACGCAGGGCGCATCCGCCACCACCTGCGCAACAATCTGCCGCGCCCGCAGTGCAGCATACTGATCACCGGTTATCAGGCCGAGGGCACTTTGGGCCGCCGGCTGGTTGATGGTGCCCCCGTTGTGCGCATTTTTGGTGATGAAATTCCGGTCAATGCCAGCATCCACACCCTGAACGGCTTTTCCGCCCATGCGGATCAGGCGGCACTGCTGGAATGGGCGAGCCATTTCAAAACCGCGCCCGAACAGGTTTTTGTGGTGCATGGCGAAGCCAAGGCTGCCGAGGAATTTTCCGGTCTGCTGAAAAACCGCTATGGCTGGAAAACACTGGTTCCCGAACACGGGCAGACCGTTACGTGGAATCCGCAAACCCGAAGGCTTGAATCATGA
- a CDS encoding heavy metal translocating P-type ATPase, whose product MEIPVGDNVAVDPVCGMQVALDAGKPTEIWQDQTFHFCSDKCHGKFNGDPYFYASGNNQLKQDEASQSVEYTCPMHPEILQQGPGTCPICGMALEPVTATGEEKNEELEDFTRRMWISAAAAVPLVIMTMGPLVGLPVREWIGEKPAVYLEFVLATPIILWAAKPFFVRGWNSIRTMNPNMWTLIALGVGAAYLYSLVATFLPGVFPEEYKSGGVVGTYYEAAVVIVTLVFVGQVLELRARERTGDAIKALLDLAPKTARRILANGDEYDAPLENILEGDLLRVRPGDAVPVDGVVIEGTTAIDESMLTGESLPVTKGPDDPVTGGTINKNGSLVIRAARVGADTVLSQIVEMVAGAKRSRAPIQGMADKVSSVFVPLVVLIASTAFVVWYFFGPDPALIFAVASAVSVLIIACPCALGLATPISITTAAGRGAQAGVLIKDAEALERMAGVDTLIVDKTGTLTEGKPKLTDTLALGNVKEDELLSLAAALEKGSEHPLAEAIVAGAQDKGLEVGKIADFEAVTGKGVQGMIGKRIVALGNKAMMAGIGLTTETADAQADALRAEGKTAMYVAVDGDLAGIVAVADPIKGNVADTIKALHGVGLRIIMATGDNEHTAQAVASQLGIDEVRAGVMPEDKKDLVEELRRAGHSIAMAGDGVNDAPALAAADVGIAMGTGADVAVESAGITLLGGDLSGIVRARKLAKATLRNIKQNLFFAFAYNAAGVPVAAGILYPLTGTLLSPMIAAAAMSLSSVSVISNALRLRKVGL is encoded by the coding sequence ATGGAAATACCGGTCGGCGACAATGTTGCTGTCGATCCGGTTTGCGGTATGCAGGTGGCTCTGGATGCGGGCAAGCCAACGGAAATCTGGCAGGATCAAACGTTTCATTTTTGCAGCGACAAATGCCATGGAAAGTTCAACGGTGATCCGTATTTCTATGCCTCCGGCAACAACCAGCTGAAGCAAGACGAGGCCAGTCAAAGCGTTGAATACACCTGCCCGATGCACCCCGAAATCCTGCAACAAGGCCCCGGCACCTGTCCGATCTGTGGCATGGCGCTGGAACCGGTTACCGCAACCGGCGAGGAAAAGAACGAAGAACTTGAGGATTTCACCCGCCGCATGTGGATCAGCGCCGCCGCCGCTGTGCCTTTGGTCATCATGACAATGGGTCCGCTGGTTGGCCTTCCGGTGCGCGAATGGATCGGCGAAAAACCCGCTGTCTATCTGGAATTTGTGCTGGCAACCCCGATTATCCTGTGGGCAGCCAAGCCCTTTTTCGTGCGGGGCTGGAACTCGATCAGAACCATGAACCCTAATATGTGGACCTTGATCGCGCTGGGGGTTGGGGCAGCTTATCTTTATTCACTGGTCGCCACGTTCCTTCCGGGGGTCTTTCCCGAGGAATACAAGTCAGGCGGCGTGGTCGGCACCTATTACGAAGCCGCCGTAGTGATCGTGACCCTGGTTTTTGTCGGGCAGGTGCTGGAGTTGCGCGCCCGCGAACGAACCGGTGACGCGATCAAGGCCTTGCTGGATCTGGCCCCCAAAACCGCGCGGCGTATTCTGGCAAATGGCGACGAATATGATGCCCCGCTGGAAAACATCCTTGAGGGGGATTTGCTGCGTGTGCGCCCCGGGGATGCTGTGCCGGTGGACGGTGTGGTGATCGAGGGCACAACCGCGATTGACGAAAGCATGCTGACAGGGGAATCCCTGCCGGTGACCAAAGGGCCGGATGATCCGGTGACAGGCGGCACGATCAACAAGAACGGCTCGCTTGTGATCCGCGCCGCCCGTGTGGGGGCCGATACGGTGCTGTCACAGATCGTGGAAATGGTGGCGGGGGCCAAACGGTCGCGCGCGCCGATTCAGGGGATGGCGGACAAGGTATCGTCGGTCTTTGTGCCGCTGGTAGTGCTGATTGCAAGCACGGCTTTTGTCGTCTGGTATTTCTTTGGTCCCGACCCTGCGCTGATATTTGCCGTGGCCTCGGCGGTTTCGGTGCTGATTATTGCCTGCCCCTGCGCCCTGGGTCTGGCGACCCCCATTTCCATCACCACAGCCGCCGGTCGCGGGGCGCAGGCGGGTGTGTTGATCAAGGACGCCGAAGCGCTGGAACGCATGGCCGGTGTGGATACGCTGATTGTCGATAAAACCGGCACCCTGACCGAAGGCAAGCCAAAGCTGACCGATACGCTGGCGCTGGGCAACGTAAAAGAAGACGAATTGCTGTCCCTTGCCGCCGCCCTTGAAAAGGGGTCGGAACATCCCTTGGCCGAAGCCATCGTGGCCGGTGCGCAGGACAAAGGCCTTGAGGTTGGCAAAATTGCCGATTTTGAAGCGGTCACGGGCAAAGGTGTTCAAGGCATGATCGGCAAGCGCATAGTGGCCCTTGGCAACAAGGCGATGATGGCAGGTATCGGCCTGACGACCGAAACTGCCGATGCACAGGCCGACGCCCTGCGCGCAGAGGGCAAAACCGCAATGTATGTGGCTGTTGACGGTGATCTTGCGGGCATTGTGGCGGTGGCTGACCCGATCAAAGGCAATGTCGCCGACACCATCAAGGCGCTGCATGGCGTGGGCTTGCGGATCATCATGGCCACCGGCGATAACGAGCACACGGCGCAGGCCGTGGCATCACAACTGGGCATCGACGAAGTGCGCGCGGGTGTCATGCCCGAAGACAAAAAGGATCTGGTCGAGGAGCTGCGCCGCGCCGGCCATTCCATTGCCATGGCCGGTGACGGGGTGAACGATGCCCCCGCCCTTGCGGCGGCGGATGTGGGGATTGCCATGGGCACCGGTGCGGATGTGGCGGTTGAAAGTGCCGGCATCACCCTGCTGGGCGGTGATCTGTCCGGGATTGTGCGGGCGCGCAAACTGGCCAAGGCCACGCTGCGCAATATCAAGCAGAACCTGTTCTTTGCCTTTGCCTATAATGCCGCCGGTGTGCCGGTGGCGGCAGGTATCCTTTATCCGCTGACAGGCACCCTGTTGTCCCCGATGATCGCGGCGGCGGCAATGAGCCTGTCGTCCGTATCGGTGATCAGCAACGCATTGCGGCTAAGGAAGGTGGGGCTATGA
- a CDS encoding TVP38/TMEM64 family protein, whose amino-acid sequence MNALRHWRLALLIAAAIGIAAAVLFFPDWAADLFGWINQDKITLMTRQAGIWGPVLIVTLMLAAVVFSPIPSAPIALAAGATYGHYLGAVYVVIGAEAGALIAFGLARKLGRNTIRKWLGDKLSPIKLLGSQGVLMWAVFASRLMPFVSFDLVSYAAGLSNLAFWRFALATLAGIIPASFLLAHFGGEMANGKLGNAAWIALGLGIMTSTSILWAIRQGKRKRSDTFAAETGDAP is encoded by the coding sequence ATGAATGCTCTGCGCCACTGGCGCCTTGCGCTATTGATTGCCGCCGCAATAGGTATTGCGGCGGCAGTTCTGTTTTTCCCGGATTGGGCGGCAGACCTGTTCGGGTGGATAAATCAGGATAAAATCACCCTGATGACCCGGCAGGCAGGCATTTGGGGGCCGGTTCTGATCGTTACCCTGATGCTGGCGGCGGTTGTTTTCAGCCCAATTCCCAGTGCCCCGATCGCGCTGGCAGCGGGGGCAACATACGGTCACTATCTGGGGGCTGTGTATGTCGTCATCGGGGCCGAAGCAGGTGCATTGATTGCCTTCGGTCTGGCCCGAAAACTGGGGCGAAACACAATTCGCAAGTGGTTGGGAGACAAACTGTCGCCAATAAAGCTACTTGGATCACAGGGTGTCTTGATGTGGGCGGTTTTTGCCAGCCGGCTGATGCCTTTCGTTTCGTTTGATCTGGTCAGTTATGCAGCCGGCCTAAGCAATCTGGCGTTCTGGCGTTTCGCTTTGGCAACACTCGCAGGGATCATTCCGGCCAGTTTCTTGTTGGCACATTTCGGGGGCGAGATGGCGAATGGGAAACTCGGCAATGCCGCCTGGATTGCCTTGGGATTGGGGATCATGACCAGTACGTCAATTCTTTGGGCAATACGGCAAGGCAAAAGGAAACGATCCGATACCTTTGCGGCCGAAACGGGTGATGCCCCTTAA
- a CDS encoding response regulator encodes MNETTHILPHILIVDDHREIRDAVMRYLEKNGFRATVAQDAVEMDAKLARGRFDLIVLDVMMPGEDGLSVCRRLSAEGRTPILMLTALGEETDRIIGLEIGADDYLPKPFNPRELLARIKAILRRRERSEPSAGALSGHRVQFGDWVLDTDRRVLTRVDGSDETALTTAEFKLLTVLLERPRFVLSRDQLLDLTSGRTAQVFDRTIDNQVSRLRRKIETDPGKPKIITTVRGGGYCLATDVKNL; translated from the coding sequence ATGAATGAAACGACACATATTTTGCCCCATATCCTGATTGTTGACGATCACAGGGAAATCCGCGATGCCGTTATGCGCTATCTGGAAAAGAACGGCTTTCGTGCAACCGTTGCGCAGGATGCGGTTGAAATGGATGCCAAACTGGCGCGCGGGCGGTTTGATCTGATCGTGCTGGACGTGATGATGCCCGGCGAGGACGGCCTGTCCGTCTGTCGCAGGCTAAGCGCCGAGGGGCGCACCCCCATTCTGATGCTGACCGCGCTGGGCGAGGAAACAGACCGTATCATCGGGCTGGAAATCGGGGCGGATGATTACCTGCCCAAACCCTTCAACCCGCGTGAATTGCTGGCACGGATCAAGGCCATTCTGCGCCGCCGTGAACGGTCCGAGCCATCGGCAGGGGCTTTGTCCGGCCATCGGGTGCAGTTTGGCGATTGGGTGCTGGATACCGACCGGCGGGTGCTTACCCGGGTGGATGGCAGCGACGAAACCGCGCTGACCACCGCCGAATTCAAACTGCTGACCGTATTGCTGGAACGCCCGCGCTTTGTGTTGTCGCGGGACCAGTTGCTGGACCTGACATCGGGGCGCACTGCACAGGTGTTTGACCGCACCATCGACAATCAGGTCAGCCGGTTGCGCCGGAAAATCGAAACCGATCCGGGCAAACCCAAGATCATCACCACCGTGCGTGGCGGCGGTTATTGCCTTGCCACAGATGTAAAGAATCTTTGA
- a CDS encoding LOG family protein, which translates to MSYSDWSKALQEEILHSPAYRLAYEDIDLLADDDLRPVRLQLELLKPERALHEHGINSTVVVFGSARTLPLQEARLRLEQAEQACVADPDNEAAQKALNVALRQHRQAGYYEQAREFATLVSKRFQQEKRRDFVVVTGGGPGIMEAANLGAYEAGARSIGLNITLPREQKPNPFITPELAFRFHYFAIRKMHFLMRAKALVAFPGGFGTFDELFEALTLIQTRKMQRVPVVLFGAEFWQRAVDFEFLISEGVIAPRDRDLFAFVETAEQAVQVLHDFYQGKPPE; encoded by the coding sequence ATGAGCTACAGTGACTGGAGCAAAGCCCTGCAAGAGGAAATCCTGCATAGTCCGGCCTACAGGCTGGCCTACGAGGACATAGACCTGCTGGCCGATGACGATCTGCGCCCCGTACGCCTGCAGCTGGAACTGCTGAAACCCGAACGCGCCCTGCATGAGCACGGGATCAATTCAACCGTGGTGGTCTTCGGCAGTGCCCGAACCCTGCCCTTGCAAGAGGCAAGGCTTCGGCTTGAGCAGGCCGAGCAAGCCTGCGTTGCAGACCCCGACAATGAAGCGGCACAAAAGGCGCTGAACGTGGCACTCCGCCAGCACCGGCAGGCCGGATACTATGAGCAGGCCCGCGAATTTGCCACGCTGGTTTCCAAACGGTTCCAGCAGGAAAAGCGGCGCGATTTCGTGGTCGTCACCGGCGGTGGTCCCGGCATCATGGAGGCCGCAAATCTGGGCGCCTACGAGGCCGGAGCGCGCTCGATCGGGCTGAACATCACCCTGCCGCGTGAACAAAAACCAAACCCGTTCATCACCCCCGAACTTGCGTTCCGGTTCCACTATTTCGCCATCCGCAAGATGCATTTCCTGATGCGGGCCAAGGCGCTTGTGGCCTTCCCCGGCGGCTTTGGCACCTTTGACGAACTGTTCGAGGCCCTGACCCTGATCCAGACCCGCAAGATGCAGCGCGTGCCAGTGGTGCTGTTCGGGGCGGAATTCTGGCAACGGGCGGTTGATTTCGAATTTCTGATTTCCGAAGGTGTGATCGCGCCCCGGGATCGCGATCTGTTCGCTTTCGTCGAAACCGCAGAACAGGCGGTTCAGGTTCTGCATGATTTCTATCAGGGGAAGCCACCAGAATGA
- a CDS encoding DUF302 domain-containing protein, whose protein sequence is MTYTINRLIKDTDIDAVDTRVRAALTEKGFGVLTEIDVKATMKKKIDVDMEPYRILGACNPKMAYQAIGIEPRVGAMLPCNVILRQVDGGIEVSAIDPVASMQAIGNDELKSVAGEVRDLLAEAVDAV, encoded by the coding sequence ATGACATATACAATCAACCGCTTGATCAAGGACACCGATATTGACGCCGTCGATACCCGCGTCCGCGCCGCTTTGACGGAAAAAGGGTTCGGCGTTCTGACCGAGATCGACGTCAAGGCAACGATGAAGAAAAAGATCGACGTGGATATGGAGCCTTACCGTATCCTCGGGGCTTGCAATCCGAAGATGGCCTATCAAGCCATCGGGATTGAGCCGCGGGTCGGGGCGATGTTGCCCTGCAACGTGATCCTGCGTCAGGTGGACGGCGGTATCGAGGTCAGTGCGATTGATCCGGTGGCCTCGATGCAGGCGATCGGCAACGACGAGTTGAAATCGGTCGCAGGCGAGGTTCGCGATCTGCTGGCCGAAGCTGTTGACGCTGTGTAA